One genomic segment of Hevea brasiliensis isolate MT/VB/25A 57/8 chromosome 3, ASM3005281v1, whole genome shotgun sequence includes these proteins:
- the LOC110668821 gene encoding uncharacterized protein LOC110668821: protein MITNVLPPFPNYPHPRPQYPPQAAYHPKPPAQPIQLRSHAPQTNPRTPRNLDPPLPLPLSEIYRYLLVGYSTNNCGALRGRVQALIRNGWLQIEGNCSLPNVTSNPLPNHDTGNGVNVIEPWNERSILEINQMIPNFNEIFAIAVKEGYVCPQGSGSGSDRHNSGCPYHGGTTGHELQNCDEFRQEVWRMLSLRILRCQRRSRIEDEVNTARFGRDTSTPNPRIVFSAPNTPTPLVPPITIIRTPPLLPVTNTHAMSWNYNIQVFTQNASCGTSISTLNHTYTQPITSPKLCFAPHEHFKMTYIGPSNNTTPQPKPKPVTTSNSLPQDQEVEFITRSGRSYENDETEKKKGKVKMGVSPENMEEGAVRVEKGESSEKKEEEELLLQIMKQSEYDAFVTPDITPGQFEKIVGQIQASNFVTFLEDKVDLTGLKHTKALHVTVKCKRCIVAKVLIDNGSALNVLPNATLAKLLVNLSAVRQSVMVVRAFDGTKRELDSMSEALISPIAEGQELDNWEAEDIPMLNLK, encoded by the exons ATGATAACAAATGTTCtgcccccttttccaaattatcctcaccctcgcccgcaATATCCACCTCAAGCTGCTTACCACCCCAAACCGCCTGCTCAACCTATTCAGTTAAGATCACATGCTCCTCAAACCAACCCAAGAACACCAAGGAATCTTGATCCACCTCTCCCCCTTCCGCTCAGTGAAATCTATCGATACCTGTTgg TGGGGTATTCAACCAATAATTGTGGAGCTCTTCGTGGAAGGGTACAGGCTCTAATCAGAAATGGATGGTTACAAATTGAAGGAAATTGCTCTCTTCCCAacgtcacttcaaacccattacctAATCACGATACAGGAAATGGAGTGAATGTGATAGAACCTTGGAATGAAAGATCAATCTTAGAGATAAATCAGATGATTCCGAATTTCAATGAGATTTTTGCAATTGCAGTAAAAGAGGGATATGTATGCCCTCAGGGATCTGGGTCGGGAAGTGATCGGCATAATTCAGGATGCCCTTACCATGGAGGGACGACCGGTCATGAGTTGCAAAACTGTGATGAATTCAGGCAAGAAGTTTGGAGAATGCTTTCACTCAGAATTTTGAGATGTCAGCGGAGGTCAAGGATAGAGGATGAAGTGAACACAGCCAGATTTGGCCGAGATACCTCTACCCCCAATCCAAGAATAGTCTTTTCTGCTCCTAACACACCAACACCACTAGTGCCACCAATAACGATCATCCGAACTCCGCCTCTACTCCCAGTCACTAATACCCATGCAATGTCTTGGAACTACAATATCCAAGTATTTACTCAGAACGCATCCTGCGGCACTTCAATTTCTACCCTCAACCATAcctacactcaacccatcaccTCTCCTAAGCTATGCTTTGCCCCACACGAGCATTTCAAGATGACTTATATAGGACCCTCCAACAATACTACTCCCCAACCAAAGCCAAAACCTGTCACAACCAGTAACTCACTCCCACAAGATCAGGAAGTAGAATTTATAACCAGGAGTGGGAGAAGTTACGAAAATGATGAAacagaaaagaagaaggggaaagtaaaaatgggagtgtCACCAGAAAATATGGAGGAAGGGGCTGTAAGAGTTGAGAAAGGGGAATCTagtgaaaagaaagaagaagaggaactGCTACTGCAAATCATGAAACAAAGTGAATATGAT GCCTTTGTGACCCCCGATATCACACcagggcaatttgagaagatagttggGCAAATTCAGGCGTCCAATTTTGTCACTTTCTTGGAAGATAAAGTAGACCTGACTGGCTTGAAAcatactaaagctctgcatgtgacagttaaGTGTAAGAGGTGCATAGTCGCTAAAGTTCTGATTGATAATGGATCTGCCCTTAAtgtcttgcctaatgccaccttggcgaaACTACTTGTTAATCTATCAGCCGTACGCCAAAGTGTCatggtagtaagagcctttgacggtacaaagaGAGAG CTAGACTCCATGTCTGAGGCACTGATTTCACCAATCGCTGAAGGGCAAGAGCTTGATAATTGGGAAGCAGAAGATATCCCTATGCTTAATCTCaagtaa